One window of the Rufibacter radiotolerans genome contains the following:
- a CDS encoding Bcr/CflA family multidrug efflux MFS transporter produces MTRKQYFIIILILGSLSTISPFSIDMYLPGFPAIAEDLNTTISKIQLSLTAYLVGISVGQLLYGPLLDRFGRKYPLYAGLAVYILASVGCAFTTSADTLIFMRFLQAVGGCAGMVAAQALVRDLFPVTETAKVFSWLILVIAVSPMVAPTVGGYMTAAFGWHSVFIALAVITLVILIGVFFALPEGKKPDPTMSLKPKPVLRNFLTVLRNPQFLVYTLVGGIAAAAPFAYISGSPDVFMNIYKVSEQEYGWIFAILSVAMIGSPQLNHLLLRRLKSEQIINIALVYQIVIGSLMVVGVYLGWYGKTSLIVVLFLFLIGQGLTAPNASALALAPFSRFAGSASALGGSFRMGIGALVSGAVSLFHNGTALPMVGVMACCTLLGITVFYSGQRAATHYQEAVLAGTVAEV; encoded by the coding sequence ATGACGCGTAAACAATATTTCATCATAATCCTGATTCTGGGATCCCTTTCCACCATCAGTCCCTTCTCCATTGACATGTACCTGCCGGGGTTTCCGGCCATTGCCGAAGACCTAAATACCACCATTTCCAAGATTCAGCTTTCGCTCACGGCCTACCTGGTAGGTATATCGGTGGGGCAGCTGCTGTATGGCCCCTTGCTGGACCGGTTCGGGCGTAAGTACCCCTTGTACGCCGGGTTGGCAGTTTATATTCTGGCTTCGGTTGGCTGTGCCTTTACCACTTCTGCAGACACCTTAATCTTTATGCGCTTCTTGCAGGCGGTGGGCGGTTGCGCGGGTATGGTGGCGGCTCAGGCCCTGGTACGCGACCTGTTCCCGGTTACCGAGACCGCTAAAGTTTTCTCCTGGCTTATTCTGGTGATTGCCGTGTCGCCTATGGTGGCGCCAACCGTGGGCGGTTACATGACGGCGGCCTTTGGCTGGCACTCCGTTTTCATTGCCCTGGCGGTAATCACCCTGGTAATACTCATTGGTGTGTTTTTCGCCCTGCCCGAGGGCAAGAAGCCGGACCCTACCATGTCTTTGAAGCCCAAGCCGGTGCTCCGTAACTTTTTGACCGTGCTCCGCAACCCCCAGTTTCTGGTATATACCCTGGTGGGTGGTATTGCGGCAGCGGCTCCGTTCGCCTACATCTCGGGCTCACCAGATGTGTTCATGAACATCTACAAAGTGAGCGAGCAGGAATACGGTTGGATCTTCGCCATCCTGTCGGTGGCTATGATCGGCTCGCCGCAGCTCAACCACCTGTTACTCAGACGCCTGAAAAGTGAGCAGATCATTAACATAGCCCTGGTATACCAGATCGTGATTGGCTCCCTGATGGTGGTAGGCGTGTACCTGGGTTGGTACGGCAAGACCAGCCTCATTGTGGTTTTGTTTCTGTTCTTGATAGGGCAGGGCCTTACCGCACCCAATGCCTCGGCGCTGGCGCTGGCGCCGTTTTCCAGGTTTGCCGGCAGTGCTTCGGCGCTGGGCGGAAGCTTCCGGATGGGCATTGGCGCACTGGTTTCCGGGGCGGTCAGTTTGTTCCATAACGGCACCGCCCTGCCCATGGTAGGGGTGATGGCCTGCTGCACGCTGCTGGGCATTACGGTCTTTTACTCGGGCCAGCGGGCCGCCACCCATTACCAGGAAGCGGTCTTGGCCGGGACCGTGGCTGAGGTATAA